One Sediminicola sp. YIK13 DNA segment encodes these proteins:
- a CDS encoding DUF6090 family protein has translation MKKNKTGKYLKYAFGEIILVVIGILIALQINNWNEANKKKALMITNIRSIAEDIQTDILDIKKTNRSLHKQVVAANYIIPILESENRIIADSLGFIMGFNSFTSTQIISERSNTWNYLNSSGILSEFPDAKLLKLLQDYYKYYNNVVTNFTNSGNPARLEIRKLKYELFSDKEHRKFFPTNSPKIPNVEVYNAIFKDSRILPLCRFIGSTAYYFESSFNSVQSKAETILDYIDEKYK, from the coding sequence ATGAAAAAAAACAAAACCGGAAAGTATCTGAAATACGCTTTCGGAGAAATTATCCTTGTGGTTATTGGGATATTGATTGCACTGCAAATCAACAATTGGAATGAAGCGAATAAAAAAAAGGCTTTAATGATTACTAATATCAGGTCAATTGCCGAAGATATTCAAACCGATATACTTGATATTAAAAAAACCAATAGGTCCTTACATAAACAGGTTGTTGCAGCAAACTATATAATTCCAATTCTGGAATCTGAAAATAGAATTATTGCTGATTCGCTGGGATTTATAATGGGTTTTAATTCATTTACTTCAACTCAAATTATTTCTGAACGCTCAAATACATGGAATTACCTTAATTCTTCTGGAATTTTATCTGAATTCCCCGATGCTAAGCTTTTAAAATTACTTCAAGATTATTACAAATATTATAATAATGTAGTAACAAATTTCACAAATTCAGGAAACCCTGCAAGACTAGAGATTCGAAAACTAAAGTATGAACTCTTTAGTGACAAAGAACATCGGAAATTTTTTCCAACAAACTCACCAAAAATTCCTAATGTAGAAGTTTATAATGCCATTTTTAAGGACAGCCGAATTTTACCATTATGCAGATTTATTGGAAGTACAGCTTATTATTTTGAAAGTAGCTTTAATTCTGTTCAAAGTAAAGCAGAAACGATTTTAGATTATATAGATGAAAAATACAAATAG
- a CDS encoding DUF6090 family protein — MENKTGKYLKYAVGEIILVVIGILIALQINNWNETNKAKVNERELLTYVLENIKTDSISIDSIISRSDRVLMVQQNLIKLSNGELRSHEVGNLDLLRSSEPNQTVTKKNNPNLANEVRSQDLKKIILNYFLALDWLEFTIETNNEIIETKIRPFLGEKKLLNYGNQLETNLNRLNLINSEMFYEEFQKEELRQLLFESGIKLRIMKLNAQRTMLKNIELKNDINNYLKT, encoded by the coding sequence ATGGAAAATAAAACCGGAAAGTACTTGAAATATGCTGTCGGTGAAATCATACTTGTGGTTATAGGTATTCTAATCGCTTTACAGATTAATAATTGGAATGAAACGAATAAAGCGAAAGTTAATGAACGAGAATTGTTGACCTATGTTTTAGAAAATATAAAGACAGATTCTATAAGCATAGACAGTATTATTTCTAGGTCTGATAGAGTACTGATGGTTCAGCAAAACTTAATTAAATTGTCTAATGGCGAATTACGGTCCCATGAGGTTGGCAATCTGGATTTGTTACGATCCTCTGAACCCAACCAAACAGTTACGAAAAAAAACAATCCAAATTTAGCCAATGAGGTAAGAAGCCAAGACTTAAAGAAAATCATTTTAAACTATTTTCTAGCACTAGATTGGTTAGAGTTTACAATTGAAACTAATAATGAGATTATTGAAACAAAAATTCGCCCATTCTTAGGAGAGAAAAAATTACTCAATTATGGCAATCAATTAGAGACGAACCTAAATCGACTTAATTTAATTAATTCTGAAATGTTCTATGAAGAATTTCAAAAAGAAGAGCTGCGGCAATTGCTTTTTGAATCGGGTATTAAGTTAAGAATTATGAAATTAAATGCTCAAAGAACAATGCTTAAAAATATTGAATTAAAGAATGACATAAACAATTATTTAAAAACATGA
- a CDS encoding class I SAM-dependent methyltransferase, with product MESLNQNIENHYLKEELYEDIVNRLIEQGIEINEVKRSDIAGADEFHVRGAAVSKELAESINLEGATVLDVGCGLGGPCRMLADEYNCQATGIDLSNEYIRTARELSKLVKLDSKTSFVQGDATSLPFGDNMFDVVWTQHVQMNIPDKEKLYSEISRVLKPGGHFLYYDILKKEDGEVNYPMPWASTSVMSFLFKETDMDALLTQFGLTKEQSNNQTQAGIDFFNALVAKLKESGPPKMGLNVLMGETTKPKLMNLLNHLKTGELELKSGVYKK from the coding sequence ATGGAAAGCTTAAATCAAAATATAGAAAACCACTACCTGAAGGAAGAGCTTTATGAAGATATAGTAAATCGTTTAATAGAACAGGGAATTGAAATAAACGAGGTCAAAAGATCTGATATTGCTGGGGCTGATGAATTTCATGTAAGAGGCGCAGCAGTATCAAAAGAACTTGCTGAAAGTATAAACCTAGAAGGTGCAACAGTTTTGGATGTAGGATGTGGACTTGGCGGCCCATGTCGAATGTTGGCTGATGAATATAATTGTCAAGCTACAGGAATAGACCTCAGTAATGAATATATAAGAACAGCAAGGGAACTTTCTAAACTTGTAAAGTTAGATAGTAAGACTTCATTTGTTCAAGGAGATGCTACAAGCCTTCCATTTGGCGATAACATGTTTGATGTGGTCTGGACACAACATGTTCAAATGAACATTCCTGACAAAGAAAAGCTCTATTCCGAAATAAGTCGAGTACTTAAACCAGGTGGACACTTTCTTTATTATGACATCTTAAAAAAAGAAGATGGAGAAGTTAATTATCCTATGCCCTGGGCAAGTACATCAGTCATGAGTTTTCTTTTCAAAGAAACAGATATGGATGCTTTATTAACGCAATTTGGTTTAACTAAAGAGCAATCTAACAACCAGACCCAAGCCGGAATTGATTTTTTCAATGCACTTGTTGCAAAATTGAAAGAATCTGGGCCTCCAAAAATGGGGTTAAACGTTCTTATGGGTGAAACAACTAAACCGAAACTAATGAATCTTCTTAATCACTTAAAAACTGGTGAATTAGAACTTAAAAGTGGAGTTTATAAAAAATAG
- a CDS encoding S9 family peptidase, with protein MKQISFWQTWVVVSLLMVMPAIVTAQESELTLDDLFATPKLTGTTPSRPTWAPNSEHFTFSWSEPGNPGRGLWLSTSDGKEVRLISNTASEAVSEIVWTDANTIMSLRGNNLWQTTLNQGDDLQYMPVETGAHNLSISPSSRQAAYIRDGDLWLADFDSKENRQLTEIGIASLSSLPKGRYSRPEREIGPGIWSGPTYKWSPDGQTIAFHVVDRREMRKVPFPDYLAAETNPNEVRRSYPGDPNEIRRVGLLDVESGNITYLDLPEPHANQIIDFNWSPSGAFLVDTASDTAVERKLYVVAHGESKLREIWRGVRESRMYTSFGSSWHPDGKKVVFLSDMGDRYGLYTIDPSSSKDRPQLLTDPSYDVLSAPSIAGDALFYTGNGVNPYEQHVYRLNTSGGVPEQLTHLAGRNDGYPSPDGRHLVFMHSNDTSPPELYVLNSAGSDATRITHAPLPAFTERSWTAAEYLSFPSLVDDYKLHARILKPSNMQPGKKYPVLFGPVYSNTARNRWAGNYSLIQQLLVNKGYIIVQVDSRGSNGYGRAFREEFLLGFADQDIEDYASAVAYMESLDYVDPDRIGIWGSSYGGTLSVYSLLMKPGLFQVGVAAAAAVDPMFFGTDDVAIVRRPQTHPEIFERKAIKYAANLEDKLLFIHGIQDHVVPFKTTAVLAEELIKLGKDFDFAFAPGATHGWSREQHYDRYLFGKMIEYFDRHLAVPSE; from the coding sequence ATGAAACAGATATCTTTTTGGCAAACATGGGTAGTGGTAAGCTTACTGATGGTGATGCCCGCAATAGTCACAGCACAGGAAAGCGAGCTCACTCTTGACGACCTATTCGCAACACCAAAACTGACTGGAACAACCCCCTCCCGTCCTACGTGGGCACCGAACAGCGAGCATTTCACCTTTTCCTGGAGTGAACCAGGAAATCCTGGACGTGGCCTCTGGCTATCCACAAGCGACGGAAAGGAAGTACGCCTCATTTCTAATACGGCATCCGAGGCAGTGAGCGAAATTGTCTGGACCGACGCAAACACAATCATGAGCCTGCGAGGGAACAACTTATGGCAAACAACGCTAAATCAAGGAGACGATCTCCAGTATATGCCCGTAGAGACCGGTGCACATAACCTATCGATATCACCAAGCAGCAGGCAGGCGGCATATATACGTGATGGCGACCTGTGGCTAGCTGACTTCGATTCCAAAGAGAATCGACAGCTTACAGAGATCGGCATCGCCAGTCTCTCGAGCCTACCGAAGGGGCGGTATAGCCGACCGGAACGCGAAATCGGTCCGGGCATCTGGAGTGGGCCAACGTACAAGTGGTCCCCAGATGGCCAAACAATCGCGTTTCACGTTGTTGACCGGCGCGAGATGCGAAAGGTGCCGTTCCCTGATTATCTGGCAGCCGAAACCAACCCCAATGAGGTACGCCGAAGCTACCCTGGCGATCCTAACGAGATTCGCAGGGTTGGTCTCCTCGATGTAGAAAGTGGTAACATTACGTACCTCGATTTGCCCGAACCACACGCCAACCAGATTATCGACTTCAACTGGTCACCAAGCGGTGCTTTCCTGGTTGATACCGCATCCGACACAGCAGTTGAACGTAAGTTGTACGTTGTGGCACATGGTGAAAGCAAACTGCGCGAGATTTGGCGAGGTGTTCGAGAGAGCCGCATGTACACATCGTTTGGATCTTCTTGGCATCCGGATGGAAAGAAGGTCGTTTTCTTAAGTGATATGGGGGATAGATATGGCCTTTATACGATTGATCCCTCATCGTCTAAGGATCGTCCTCAGCTATTGACTGATCCGTCCTACGATGTACTGTCTGCCCCAAGTATTGCTGGTGATGCACTGTTTTATACTGGCAACGGTGTTAATCCGTACGAACAACACGTGTATCGCCTGAATACTTCAGGTGGCGTGCCCGAGCAGCTAACGCATCTTGCAGGCCGAAACGATGGCTACCCCTCACCAGATGGCCGGCACCTGGTGTTCATGCACAGCAACGACACCTCTCCACCCGAGCTTTACGTGCTAAACAGCGCGGGTAGTGACGCCACACGAATAACCCATGCTCCGCTGCCTGCCTTCACGGAGAGAAGCTGGACGGCTGCGGAATACCTTAGTTTCCCCAGTCTGGTTGATGACTATAAGCTGCATGCCCGGATCCTGAAACCTTCCAACATGCAGCCCGGCAAGAAGTATCCAGTACTGTTTGGACCCGTGTATTCCAATACAGCGAGGAACCGCTGGGCCGGTAACTACAGCCTCATACAACAACTGTTGGTTAATAAGGGATATATTATCGTGCAGGTAGATTCACGTGGTAGCAACGGTTATGGCCGAGCATTTCGTGAAGAGTTCCTGCTGGGCTTTGCCGACCAGGATATTGAGGATTATGCAAGTGCCGTTGCCTACATGGAGTCACTGGATTATGTAGATCCCGATCGCATCGGCATCTGGGGCAGCAGTTACGGTGGCACGCTCTCCGTTTATTCGCTCTTGATGAAGCCCGGCCTATTCCAGGTGGGTGTTGCGGCAGCGGCAGCCGTTGACCCGATGTTCTTTGGCACGGACGACGTGGCAATTGTTCGTCGCCCACAGACACATCCGGAGATTTTCGAAAGAAAGGCGATTAAGTATGCAGCGAATCTGGAGGATAAACTCCTGTTCATCCATGGGATCCAGGATCATGTGGTACCCTTTAAGACGACGGCCGTGTTGGCTGAAGAATTGATTAAACTGGGCAAGGACTTCGACTTTGCGTTTGCCCCGGGTGCGACGCACGGATGGAGCCGTGAGCAGCATTACGATCGCTACCTATTTGGCAAGATGATCGAATACTTTGACCGACACCTAGCTGTGCCGTCTGAGTAG
- a CDS encoding phytanoyl-CoA dioxygenase family protein codes for MNYQQYARDFWEQGYLVIENFFTDGLMDHLNQVILAHFRRNPDWEHSDDFIQKSATEVIPWFPLREGDANFHPIEKDELLKNLTQRILGKGWESLYLMVMFSKQGTQGQAWHQDSPPEKSSRFNLNRLFYTHDINKKTGGQTIVYPGSHKMGELPAGKPHEDLENQIVLSPKKGTLVILHGHCWHRVLPIKGEYRVSANARAIPEGTPKDITDIAVYRNMRYRFSTQEVIEER; via the coding sequence ATGAATTATCAACAATACGCCCGAGACTTCTGGGAGCAAGGATATCTTGTGATAGAAAACTTTTTCACTGATGGGTTGATGGATCATTTGAATCAGGTGATTCTGGCACATTTTAGAAGAAATCCTGACTGGGAACATTCGGATGACTTCATTCAAAAATCAGCAACAGAAGTGATTCCTTGGTTTCCTTTACGGGAAGGAGATGCAAACTTCCATCCTATTGAAAAGGACGAACTGCTTAAAAACCTCACGCAAAGAATTTTGGGAAAAGGCTGGGAATCGCTTTATTTGATGGTTATGTTTTCAAAACAAGGGACCCAAGGTCAGGCGTGGCACCAGGACAGTCCGCCGGAAAAGTCAAGCAGATTTAATCTAAATCGCCTTTTTTATACACATGACATCAATAAGAAAACGGGCGGCCAAACGATTGTGTACCCTGGCTCTCACAAAATGGGCGAGTTACCGGCAGGCAAACCGCATGAGGATTTGGAAAATCAAATAGTTCTATCCCCAAAAAAAGGAACGCTTGTCATCTTACATGGGCACTGCTGGCATCGCGTGCTTCCCATTAAAGGGGAATACCGCGTCTCTGCAAATGCCAGAGCTATCCCAGAAGGAACTCCTAAGGACATCACAGATATAGCTGTCTACAGAAACATGCGCTATCGCTTTTCTACTCAGGAAGTCATCGAAGAGCGATAG
- a CDS encoding DUF6090 family protein gives MENKTGKYLKYALGEIILVVIGILIALSINNWNEQNKIDKSIISHLEILKQNLNEDQLQLQILKQNITERKQSADSAVLQMMTIRPVDNLLKKYLIMLYQEYKFSPNTNAIETINQSNEIPALNVELRTAILDYYALIERTKEREFISNTQIQTKYEPYLNDEYPNIFEKNNEWQFLASFYEKDPRPSSLIDKEKFLNDKKLESLLVSRYYQLIALEKFYEDLIISSHKILSVIEKKKI, from the coding sequence ATGGAAAATAAGACTGGAAAATATCTCAAATATGCACTAGGAGAAATTATCCTAGTGGTTATCGGAATTTTAATTGCGTTAAGTATCAATAATTGGAATGAACAAAACAAAATAGATAAATCAATAATCAGTCATCTTGAAATACTCAAACAGAATTTAAATGAAGACCAACTACAATTACAAATTTTAAAGCAAAATATCACTGAAAGAAAACAATCTGCAGATTCTGCGGTGTTGCAAATGATGACAATTAGGCCTGTAGATAATTTATTGAAGAAGTACTTGATAATGTTATATCAAGAATATAAGTTCAGTCCTAATACTAATGCAATTGAGACAATAAATCAATCCAATGAGATTCCTGCTTTAAACGTTGAACTAAGGACAGCTATTCTAGATTATTATGCTTTAATCGAAAGAACAAAAGAAAGAGAATTCATTTCGAACACGCAAATACAGACAAAATATGAGCCCTATTTAAATGACGAGTATCCCAATATTTTTGAAAAGAATAATGAATGGCAGTTTCTTGCTTCTTTTTATGAAAAAGACCCGAGACCCTCATCTTTGATTGATAAAGAAAAGTTTCTTAATGATAAAAAATTAGAATCGCTTTTAGTGTCTCGATATTACCAATTAATTGCTTTAGAAAAATTTTATGAAGATTTAATTATATCGTCTCATAAAATACTATCAGTTATAGAAAAAAAGAAAATTTAA
- a CDS encoding RNA polymerase sigma factor: protein MKDKKPMTETFEQLLENNKEKIYRICKIYAVSPLEPQDLFQEVIFAIWKSLSTFKGNSSIDTWIYRITLNVCLRSKQKSEKTYKKSLQLESIQFIALGIPIENNQQEKYNALTSCISKLNNENKSIIILYLEELKYKEIAEITGLSENHIAVKMKRIKKILLDCITNKI from the coding sequence ATGAAAGACAAAAAACCAATGACAGAAACATTTGAACAGCTACTTGAGAACAATAAAGAGAAAATTTATAGAATTTGTAAAATCTACGCAGTTTCCCCTTTAGAACCTCAAGACCTTTTCCAAGAAGTAATTTTTGCAATTTGGAAATCTCTTTCAACTTTTAAAGGCAATTCGAGTATTGACACTTGGATTTACAGAATTACACTAAATGTCTGTCTTCGCTCAAAACAAAAATCAGAGAAAACTTATAAAAAGTCACTTCAATTAGAATCTATTCAATTCATTGCTCTCGGAATTCCTATTGAGAATAATCAGCAAGAAAAGTATAATGCTTTGACTTCTTGTATCTCGAAATTAAACAATGAAAATAAATCAATCATTATCCTTTATTTAGAAGAATTGAAGTATAAAGAAATTGCTGAAATAACCGGATTATCAGAAAATCATATTGCAGTAAAAATGAAGAGAATTAAAAAAATCCTATTGGATTGTATAACGAATAAAATATAA